The segment CAGGGTTCTGTATTAGAAAAATTCAGGCATTGTATCTGTGCCTCAGGTCTGAAGTGAACCTGTAACTTCCAGTGAGTTGTCAAATAGTAGATTTGAGTTCTCAGAATTTGCAGCATCATCACAAAGAGGCTTTTCTCCCAGGACTACTGGTGACAGGCATCAACCACAGTGAAAGGAAGAAATCAGGAAGGTGGCTAAGAGGGTGCTAGAGCTCTTTCAGACACCGAGGGGTTATGGGAGGTATATCCTTCTTAAGTGTCCCTTTTCCCCACCGATATTAGCTCTAATAGTCTTTTTACCAACTGGAAGCAAGTATCCAAAATAGTGTGTTACCTTTTTGAGAATTCAGGGGTCACCCAGAATCACTCAGAAGGCTTTGAAAAGTGTGGAATGAAATTTGGCTTCCAGCTGGACAGCTAGCAGGCAAAAGGACCAAGATGGCAGCTGTGGCTGACCTCTTCATCTTCTTCTACACCATGAATCACTGTGTATCCATAACCTTTATTCCTTTCAGTCTTCATCAGTGCCACAGAGACGACTCATCAGTGAAGACAGGTGTTTTGGGGACTGAGCAATTTCTTGGATCATGAGATTCTCCTTGTTAAACCTAAGAGAGTCCAGGGCAAACCAAGACAGGTGTGTACCTTAAGTAAGAGTCTAAACCACATagactcagacagcaaagaatctgcccacaattcaggagacccgggtttgatccctgggttgggaagatcctctggggaaggaaggaaatggcaacccactccagtattcttgcctggagagttccatggacagaggagcctggtagtctacagcccatggggtcacaaagagtagaacacgactaaatgactttcAACTTTCTTTCAAACCACATAGAAACTAAATAATCTCTCCACATGTAGCTACAGAATCTATTTTGAAGCAACTTCAGAGGAAATTCTTAGAGGTTTCCTGGGCATTTCCTTGATTACCAACCTTTACTGGCATCATGGTGCTCAGGCGAAAATTCAAACACACTGGCATGCCCTATGGGAATAGAGACACTCGTAACCTGATATCCACATACTTCCTTAGCCTCCTCTCTTTGTGCTCCATCCCACAAATCTGTGCTGTAGTCAAACattccacaccccaccccccctgCCTTTCCCTATACATTAGTCCCTTTAATATGTACTGGCCCTGTTCCACTGATGCTTGAAAAATTTCTACTAATCTTTCAAGATCTCATTCATGTGTGATGTACTAAGTAAAGGCTTGCCTCCCTTTTCCCCAAAAGGCCTTTCATTCTTTGTAGCCACCACAGTACTTCATTCACATTTCTATCATAGGTTTACTAAGCAAGTTGCAATTTGCCCTCTGTGTGCCTGATCTACCCCATCGGGCTGTGAATTCCTACGGGGACtttgtctcatttttcttttgatcCCAGATTTATAGCATATCTTGCACAGAaagatttttgtgttttattgaaTAGAAGGATTCCCCTCTGTCTTGTCTGGATTCCCTATTATCTAGACCCTTAATCTAGGATAACAATCAGTTATGTCTTATAATCTAGGACCCCAAATCATAAGAATTCCAATACTGAGACTGTCACTACTTACTATATTGTTTTGAGCAAATTTCTTAATATGCCTAGTGTTGGCTTCTCCtttgtaagagagagagagagagagagagagggagagagagagaaaggaggcgtTTGTGCTGATTCTTACCTAAAAAGAAATAGCTATCTTTTCTATATCAGTAAGGGTTCACActgtaagttttgttttgttcctaCATACAGAAAATCAATTTTCCTCCTAGCCTTAGTTCTCTTCTGTACTATAAATTTTTCTCTTGTCTCCCGGTTGCCTTGGCATCTCACTCCTCAttcattattataatttattgttCTCTCTGCACAATAGTGTATGCCACATGAAAGAATAGTGAAACATCCTACTAGTCTCTGCATGAATCAAACACACACCATCTCTACCAGCTCTTGCTTACCATAGCTCAGATCCTCCTCCCAACCCCAGATTCCCCATAATGTACACGCATGCGTGTGTGCttaggcttcccttatggcttagctggtaaagaatcctcctgcaatgtgggagacctgggtttgatccctgggttgggaagatcccctggagaagggaaaggttacccactccagtattctggcttggagaattccatggactacagagttcatagggtcgcaaagagtcggacacgaccgagtggctttcactttcactgcacaATAATCATCGTTTTCCCCCTGGAAAGAGAGAATACCCTATTGATGGTTTTCCTATTTATAGCTAAAACTGCTCTAGTCCTGTGGTGTATACACTTTAGTCAGTTCCACATTATATTATCAGCATATGATATATTCATCCGTGTAATGGGAAAGGAAGCAGTTTCTACAAGCAGTCTTGGGGAAAAGGACATGAGTACCCATATACTAGCTTTATCTGGCCATTTGTACTCTGTATGAACTGGACTAGGCTTGAAATAGATCTTGAAGCTTACCAGGGTCCAAAACTGAGAGGTAAGTTGACCTTCAATGAGCAGAGTATGAGGCCCCTCCATCCCTTGTAAAGCCTAATGCTGGGAAGAGATCTCAGGTGTCTGCACTGTTTCCAAAGTCTCTAACATACTTCTAATAAATGCAAGTCTCCCAGCGAGTTCTGTTACTAGCCCTCATCTCCCTCTCCGAGTCTTTTCTGCTGATGGCCACTACCTGGATGTGACTCTGCCCCGAGGATACTGTGTATTGCTTGCCGCAGCTTTTTCAcgctctttgctattctttgtagAGGCTCCTTTCTGAGCTCAGCAGGTTCCCTGGTCCCCTCCTATGACATGCCCTTTCTTGGCTTTGTCACTGAGCTCTTTTGGTGCACCTTTCTTGGCTCACCATCTTCTTTATAGCTTTTTTTGAAGACATTGGCAGCAATCTCCCTAGGAGACTCCTCTGGAGTCTCCCTTTCTGGCAAGTAGGCTGTTCCTTCCTATAGTCCCCATGGGGTGGAGGAAGGGGGCTGATGTCACTTCTGCTTCACCCTCCAGAGGCTATCAACTTGCCCAGAAATAAGCTTCAGTGTCTTTGTTAGCAGTGAAACATGAACTATGGCTACTCAGGAAGTTTACATACTAGCTTGTAGTGTTCCTGTAGCATAGAATCCTCCTAAGAGcatgtggatatatgtataactgattcactttgctgtatacttgaaatgaatacaatattgtaaatcaactatactccaatacaaaattaaaaaaaaacaaaaaagtgtaaAAAAAGGTGAGTGGCCAAGATGGTGGAATAGGAAGACCCAGAGCTTATATCCTCCCATTGGCATACCAAAATTACCTCTATCTACAGAGCTATTATTGATCAGAGTGACCTGACAACTAGAAGAAGAGATTTTCTACAACTAAAGATGTAAAAAAGGAACCATAATGAAATGTGTAGGAGGGGTGTAGACCCATACCCCCAGATAAGCAACACATAAAAAGGAGCATAATCAAAATGGCAAAAGTTCTCCCCAAGAAGCTACAACTTCAAGCTCCACATCAAGCTCTGCAGACCAGGGGTCTTGGCACCAGGAAGATGAGCTGCCAGAacatctggctttgaaggccaatgGGACTTGCTTTCCGGAGAGCTAGAGCGATGTAGGAAATGGAGAGTCCACTCTTAAagggcacacacaaaatctcacatgctccAAGACTCAGGGCAGAAGCAAAAACTTGAACGGAACCTGGGTCAGGTCCAAAtgctgatcttggagagcctCCCGGAGAGGTGGGAGGCAAGTGGGACTCACCCAGCTACCGAGGACTTGCTGGTGGCAGCCATTTGGGGGAGCTCACTCTACCCTGAGGACACCGATGCTGGCGAGTGTCCTTTTGTAGTCCTTCCTCTATTTTATTAGTGGCTGGGACTTGACCCATCTCATCAGCCAGTTGATACCACTTCTGGCCAACCATCCAGTTTCACGGGGATGCAGGTCCACCACCTGCAAGTCCTCAGTAGACCCCTCTGAGCCCCCAAGCTGCCCTAGGACTTGGTTCTGTTCAACAGAATACAAGGGACCCAGCCTTGCCAACCCCCTGGCTTACACAGTTCCCGCCCCCTAGAAACCCAGTCAGCCACCTTAGGATCCAACTCCATCTGCCagtgctgtacactttaaacttaccCAGTCCTATAtgcaatcatatctcaataaaacttgaaggagaaattaataataaaatgacttatttaaaaatgcataccAACAatgatttaaagtaaataaagcatactaaaaaagatatttaacaattatttattgatCTATTCATTGCCCAGTGTTATTTCAGAGCTACAAATTCCTCTGTTATCATAATTAGAGGATTCCATATAATGCATTTACATAGCCTTATGTGGGATTTTTACCCACTAAGTAAGCAGTATGTCCTTTTGTATTTGGAAAAGTCCATGTTCTCTACAGAAGTTGCTTTTTTTCAAGGGTAAAATGGGGGTGTGCTCTAGGTCACTTCTCTAAAGGGCTGTCCAAGCTCTAAATATGTTTGATTTTTAAGGGACTGCCAAGTTTTTCAAATTCCATCTCGCTTAGTCTCTTCTTTGCATACTGGATGATCTAGACAGTGCTGCCTGAAATAGTGTTGCCTGTAGTAGTGTagtgtcctcagttcagttcagttcagtctctcagtcatgtcctactttttgtgaccccatggactgcagcacgccaggcttgcctgtccatcaccagctcctggagcttactcaaactcacgtccattgagtcagtcatgccatccaatcatctcatcgcttttcatccccttcttctcccaccttcaatctttcccagcatcagggtctgttctagttctttgcatcaggtggccaaagtactggagtttcagcttcagcatcagtcctttcagtgaatatttaggaccgatttcccttaggatggactggttggatctccttgcagtgcaagggactctcaagattcttttccaacaccacagttcaaaagcatcaattctttgacactcagctttctttatagtccaactctcacatccatacatgactactgggaaaaccatagctttgactaaatggacctttgttgaaaagtaatgtctctgccttttttttttttttttttgaaagtttatttattattatttttaaattctattttattttattttttaactttacaatattgtattggttttgccatatatcaacatgtctctgctttttaatatgctgtctaggttggtcatagctcttcttccaaggagcaagcgtcttttaatttcatggctgcagtcaccatctgcagtgattttggagccccccaaaataaagtctttccctgtttccattatttccccatctgtttgccatgaagtgatgggaccagatgccatgatcttagttttctgaatgttgagttttaagccaactttttcactctcctctttcactttcatcaagaggctctttagttcctcttcactttctgccataaggatggtgtcatctgcatatctgaagttattgatatttctcctggcaatcttgattccagcttgtgcttcttccagcccagcgtttctcatgatgtactctgcatataagttaaataagcagggtgacaatatacagccttgatgtactccttttcctatttggaaccagtctgttgttccatgtccagttctaactgttgcttcctgacctgcatacagatttttcaggagataggtaaggtggtttggtattcccatttcttgaagaattttccacagtttgttgtgacccacatagtaaaaagctttagtgtagtcaataaagcagaagtagatttttttctggtactctcttgcttttttgatgatccagcggatgttggcaatttgatctctggttcttctgccttttctaaatccagcttgagcatctggaaattcacagttcacatactgttgaagcctggcttggagaattttgagcattactttgctagcatgtgagatgagtgcaattggatggtagtttgaacattcattgacattgcttttctttgggattggaatgagaactgaccttttgcagtcctatggccactgctgagttttccaaatttgctggcatattgagtgcatcactttcacagcatcatcttttaagatttataaatagctcaactggaattccatcaactccactagctttgttcatagtgatgtttcccacggcccacttgacttcacattccagaatgtctgtctCTGGGTGAGTGGTCGCACCATtgcggttatctgggtcatgaagatcttttttgtttagttcttctgtgtgcttTTGCCACCTCTATTtcaatctgagttaaattcaaagGGCATTTTTACAATAATTAGTACGTGACATCCATGTATTCATAGCATCTTTGGCTTTAAAGTTCATTCAAATTCCAACCCTAGTACCTCTATAGGATAACTGGATATGGCAGCATTAGCTTCAATTGACAgatgatgaaattaaaacacagagagaTGGAAGGAGTCCTTCCTGACTCCTGATCAAGTACACTCTCTTAGGAGGATTCTATGCTACAgggcattacagagtattgagaagagttccctgtgctatacagtaggtgctttttaattatccatttttaatatggTAGAGTGTATTTGTCTCTTCATTAACTAGTAatgatttaatcatttttaaggcCATTTGGGTTATCAACTGTGAATTGCAGATCCATGTTCCTTGCTCAGTTTTCAAATTTGAGAGGtggctttccatttttattgatttgcaggcataatttattttgaatttaagtTCTTTGTCAATTATCTGTATTACAAATACTATTTCCTACCCTGCAGCTTGTCTTTCACTCTCGTAATGAGACTttgtaataaaagaaataaatttaagaatgaGAGATAGTAATGAAATTTCACAATATCATCCAAAAGTCAAACAATTAAAAGATATTCAGCTTCAGTtttcatcagaaagagaaaaattataccacaataaaatatcacTTCACAATCATTAACAGGGCCAAAGTGAAAAAGACTGATGACGTCAAATGATGGTCATATGTGAAACAACTGGAAATTCCATGCACTGACACTGGGAGGATAAACTGGCAAAACTCTGTGGCAGAATCTActaaaatgatgataaaaattCCCTGTGACTCAgcattccactcctaggtatatatctgaTAGAAATACGTGTATattttagcctccaattaaaataaataaatttaaataaaaaaagaaatatgtgtatatgtttatacatTTCCAAATGTGTATCTGAAAGGAAGAGATATTATATATAACCTAcagtatataacatataatatataatattgtatgtaaTACAccatgggggcttctctggtggatcagcagtaaagaatctgcctgcaatgcaggaaaccacctaccaagcaggagatcTTCCTTGggataggaagatccctggagaaggcaatggcaatccactccagtgtttttacctgggaaatcccatggacagaggaacctggtgaactacagcccatgggattgtgagagtccgacatgacttagtgactatactACCACCACGATACATTATATATAGTTTTGCCAAAGaaaatttcatatatacatacacacagaacgTATATTCTAATAGTTTAGCACTgttttaaataagcaaaattgGAAACTATTCAAATGCCTTTCTAcggtttaattaaaaataaattgtagtgTATTCACacaacatatattaatatatcaaagAGAATCTATGCTCTGCAGCTTCATGTATAAACAGCTTATGCACTTTTGATTTGTGTCCATTTGTTTATGTATGATTAGGttcaaaatattgaaatgtgtatattaccatatgtgaagtagatgatcagtccaagtttgatgcatgaaacagggcactcaaagcaggtgcactgggatgaccaagaAGGATggaatggagagggaggtgggggggtttAGGatgtgggggacacatgtatacccttggctgattcatgccaatgtatggcaaaaaccactacaatattgtaattagcctacaattaaaataatttaattaaaaaagcaaactttattaaatatttaaatcagtagCTCTCAACTGTGATTTGAAAATATCTGTAGAAATTGTTGATTGTCTCTGGTACTTGTGTCTGTGTCTGGTGGTCatggatgctgctaaacatctccGAATGCACCAGATAGCTCCCCATAAGCCATGTCTTGCTCACAATGTCcatagtgctgaggttgagaaaactTGATCTGGATCTAAAAGTAAGCAAAGATGTGTAAGACCACAATAATAGAAACTGCAAAACATTTTTGAGAGATATATAAAAGttgctgaagaaatgatggatTATAAATTGCTCAGGGCTTGGtgttcgctggtggctcagacggtaaagaatctacctgcaatgcaggagacccaggtttgattcctgggtcaggatgatcccccagagataggaatggcaacccactccagtattcttgcctggagaatcctatggatagaggagcctggagggtccatcgtgtcacaaagagttggacacgactgagtgactaacacttttactttcacagctTGAaagacaagattttaaaaattgtttctcctCAAGGGCTCCCCatatggctcagtgttaaagaatctgcctgccaatgcaggagacaccagagatgtcTCCAtccctggggtttgatccctgggtggggaagatctcatggaggaggaaatggcaacccactccagtattcttgcctggaaaatccaatggacagaggagcctgatgggctacagtccatgcaaagagttgggcacagttgagccactgagcacacacattcttctcaaattgTTAATAGAGTCAATGCAGTTCTAAATATAACTGCACTAAATAAATTGTTAATAGATTCAATGCAGTTCTAAATATAACTGCACTAAATAAATCTCAGCACTTTATTCTATAGACATGTGGACCCTATAGTGTATATTCAAGTGGAGAGAGATTCCAAAATGGCCAAGATAATCCAGAGAAGTTAAAATTAATAGATTCACAATACCAGATATCAAAAGTCACCAtgcggacttccctgggggttgaGTGGGTTAAGACCTTGGACTTGCATTGCAGGGGACCagagtttgaaccctggttggggaactaagatcccacatgtgatttagcatagccaaaaataaataaataagtacattaaaatatttttaaaaagtcactatgAAGGTTTCCTCTAGATTCTcaagttttatttatgtattatcttAGTTAGTGCTTTTGAGTTTTCCCCCTTTATTTAAATCTTTACTTCATCTGGGATTAGTTTTATTTTAGATATGGTATAAAGatgccattattttataataattaagaaTTATAGCAGTAATTATCTCATTAATTGAAGTGGTATTTAGAAAATTGGTTTAAGTTCccaattgttttgttttctataatATAGTATGATTATGAAGCTCTTTAACTTTATAACATATGATCAAAGAGAATGAGAtgcaaaatttgtattttaaaatgcaatcaaTTTAGTTCAGAGCATTATTTTTCATGGTTGGcttgtttgcttattttctttaaaatgtctttaccTAAACAAATGAAGTAATGACTACCACACATATCTAAAAACAGCTGTAAAACAGTTTGGGAATTTAGACAACTAAATTTAAATCACCTTAAAATATGCTGAAAGAAAGAGTGAGATATGAGATGGAGCACAGAAATAAGAGATGATAATTGTCGGTTCTGGGcaattttaagttgaaaataaaCCATTGTGAGTTTATCTGCATCATTGATGAGGGAATAGGGTAACAGTCCTTCTTTCCCCTTGGGTAAAACTGCTAGCTCCAGAAAGACATGAACTCTTCTCAGGAGTGTTCAAATAACAAACATACAAGGAGATACacgtgtgatttttaaaaacttttaattagattctttttgttgtttttctgatcATTCAGGAAACCCAAGGGTAATCCAATTCCTTGTGAAAGTAAATCAAATTAAGCTCCTGCCTGTCTAGCTATGTTAGTTTCCATTCTTTGCCCTTCAACTAGTTGGGTCCTATAACAGAAATGAACCGCTCTTTCTCCACAGGCAATCACAGGTATGCCAGCTCCTTGAGTATTAACTTGCAAACAAGTACCTTGATGTAGCATGtagaaagttaaatattttggCAGGCTTGAGGGTAAACACAAATGAGTTTTACATTGTAATGAATCACATAGTGCAGGTGAGTTCTTACAAACGTAGCTTTCTCTCATTTCCACTTGCTTTCCTTCTTAAGCTTCCATTCAGAGATAAGATATTGTTAGATTTCCTTCTCAATGTGGCTATCAAGTCCTATCTGCCTGTCTTttactctgtctctgtttctaatttattctttctctctgtatgtatgtatgtatatatacaaatttcacacacacacacacacacacatatatatacacacaacatatGCATATCTGTATATACAGTTAGTAATAAGGACCTATGATTAGTTACTAAGTTGCTATGGCATAAAAGACAAGTCAAACACTGATAACTTCATTGATACTTCTGCCTTAGGTCTCAGGCTACCTTGCAATTCACCTGATGAAAATTTTCATACTTTAATCTAAACGTGATTTTTCCTTATGATGGGACCCCATTGGTGCAGTAGAAATTTTTGAGATACATTTGTTCTGTGTTTTGAATTTTGATACCCACATAGGTTGTTAGGGTAAGTGTCTCTGTTATTTACTCTTTCATTTGAAATACAGCTTTAATGTAGCTTAAGGCACATTGTGTGGAGATAGGATCTGTTGTGTATGGGTTTTGCTAAGAGCAGAGAACCTCATTTCTCTCATGTTGATGAGTCTTCACTTGAAATATACTATCAGTCTTGACCTTGACAATATTTTGGATTAAATTAAAACCATCATTTCTGCCTTACTTTCCATAGTACACAATTCCAATGTTTCTTGATGTTATGCTAACATAGGTCCTTTTCTCTTACAATGGTTCTGTATTTCTTGTCACAAGTAGTAGGTTTTATGTAAGAATCTGATACTTGATGGAATTGTCTTCCCTTATGAGGGCATCACCTGGATTTATGAATATGAGGAGTAGAAGGTGGGGGGCAGGAATATCATCTCTAACAAAGCCAATACTATaaaatacttatatatttaaGATAGCAATATGTGTCAATATACTAGAAGCCAGTCCCTACCCAGTGGATTGCAGTTGGGAGAACGTGTGAAGTTTATGTTCTTAGAGCCTCACGAAAGACTATTTAAAATAAGACAAGCATGTGGCCAGCAGTGTTAtgagggttgctgtttcctagaTCATATGGGAGGCAGTagggagacggcaatggcaccccactccagtactcttgcctggagaatcccatggatggaggagcctggtaggctgcagtccatggggtcgctaagagtcggacacgactgaatgacttcactttcacttttcactttcatgcattggagaaggaaatggcaacccattccagtgttcttgcctggagaatcccagggacagtggcgcctgttgggctgctgtctatggggtcgcacagagtcggacatgactgatgcaacttagcagcagcagcagcagcagcagcagcagcagcagggattctATATGCAGTTTAGACTCTTAACCTGCTCTGAGACTATTTCCTATAAAAGCAGATAGTGGTGTTAGTGAGACATGAGTACCAATAACAGTGGTGAAATCTTCCTCAAAGTTGTAGCTGTGAAATTGAGAAGTCGCTATAGCACAATGAGAATTTACTTTTCCTCTCTACTCacctctctgtctgtttctctctccatatatctatatctatacattaaaaaaataaggcagCAGCTTCATATAGTATgctatcatttattgagtacctactaacATAGGCACTTTACTAAATACCTtgtatttattatcttattttgtaCTGACATCTTCACTGAGACAGGTGATCCTGAGCTTCAGGTGAGATTAGAGAACAAACTGAAACTTTGGTTTCAACATTGTGAAGCCTGGAGCAGAGGACCAAGCTGACATGACCTATGGAGAATACCAAATAGAAAACTTGCATTGTTTTATGGTGCTACGTTAGTGATATTTATGATACACCAAGAGAAATTTACAATGAATTTCTACCAATTTTTTTGCATGTATCTGTGTATGACTCTATGTCATTGAGAGTGAGAtagaagatgaaaatgttctctcTCCTTTTACAAAGGAGACTTATGATAAGCAAAGTGGAATATAACTCTAGAATTATGTATGATGTATGATGCAGATTTCATATAAAGAATGAGTTGTCAATTCTCGACTAAATGCTGGGTGCTCTTGATATTcccatagagagagagagagagaaaccaaaaGCCTGGAGAAATGACGAACATGAGCCTAGTGACAACGTTCATTCTCACGGGCCTTCCCCATGCACCAGAGCTGGACACATTCCTCTTTGGAATCTTCCTGGTGATCTATGTCCTCACCGTGGTGGGGAACTTCCTCATCCTGCTGGTGATTATAGTGAATCCCCActtgcacacccccatgtactactTCCTAACCAACCTGTCCTTCATTGACATGTGGTACTCCACGGTCACTGTGCCCAAAATGCTGATGACCCTGGTGTCCCCAGAAGGCAGTCCTATCTCTTTTCATAGCTGTGTGGCCCAGTTTTACTCCTTTGACTTCGTGGGCAGCACCGAGTGCTTCCTGTACACCGTCATGTCCTATGACCGATTCCTGGCCATCAGTTACCCACTCAGGTACGCCAGCATGATGAGTGGGAGGACTTGTGCCATCCTGGCCACAAccacgtggctcagtggctcTCTGCACTCTGCTGCCCAGACCACACCGACATTCCGTTTGCCCTTCTGTGGACCCAACCAGATCCAGCATTATATCTGTGATGCACCATCTGTCCTCAAACTGGCCTGTGCAGGCACATCCACCGTGGAGATGGTGATCTTTGTCAACATTGGGGTGGTGGCCTTGGGCTGTTTTCTCCTGATAGTGCTGTCCTACGTATCCATCGTCCATTCCATCCTGAAGATCCACACCTCAGAGGGGAGATGGAGAGCCTTCCAGACCCGTGCCTCCCACT is part of the Bos javanicus breed banteng chromosome 29, ARS-OSU_banteng_1.0, whole genome shotgun sequence genome and harbors:
- the LOC133240949 gene encoding olfactory receptor 10G9-like gives rise to the protein MTNMSLVTTFILTGLPHAPELDTFLFGIFLVIYVLTVVGNFLILLVIIVNPHLHTPMYYFLTNLSFIDMWYSTVTVPKMLMTLVSPEGSPISFHSCVAQFYSFDFVGSTECFLYTVMSYDRFLAISYPLRYASMMSGRTCAILATTTWLSGSLHSAAQTTPTFRLPFCGPNQIQHYICDAPSVLKLACAGTSTVEMVIFVNIGVVALGCFLLIVLSYVSIVHSILKIHTSEGRWRAFQTRASHCIVVLCFYVPLVFIYLRPGSKEVVDRIVAVFYTVMTPLLNPVVYTLRNKDVKKALLKLKDKVMYSQSKWSLQCRLVH